A genomic segment from Nitrospirae bacterium CG2_30_53_67 encodes:
- a CDS encoding two-component system response regulator encodes MAKHNILIVEDSPTMRQLIIFSLKRLSDCSLVEATDGVDGWKKLSGQNFDLILTDINMPVMDGLKLVSLIRNDEKKRSIPIIIITTEGAEEDKKRGLALGANDYIAKPIQSHTLLEVVKKYIH; translated from the coding sequence ATGGCAAAGCACAACATTCTGATCGTTGAGGACTCGCCCACCATGAGGCAGCTGATCATCTTCTCCCTCAAAAGGCTCTCTGATTGCAGCCTGGTGGAGGCAACGGACGGCGTCGACGGATGGAAGAAACTCTCCGGTCAGAACTTCGATCTGATCCTGACCGATATCAACATGCCGGTTATGGACGGGCTGAAGCTCGTCAGTTTAATACGAAACGACGAAAAGAAGCGGAGCATCCCGATCATCATCATCACCACCGAAGGCGCTGAAGAAGACAAGAAAAGAGGTCTCGCCCTGGGCGCAAACGATTATATCGCCAAACCGATCCAGTCCCATACCCTTCTGGAAGTGGTCAAGAAGTACATCCACTGA